In Anas acuta chromosome 5, bAnaAcu1.1, whole genome shotgun sequence, a single window of DNA contains:
- the CDHR5 gene encoding cadherin-related family member 5 isoform X2, with translation MDVSHLLLTSVLFLLPFIAQVSAQQPGCSASENNTSVEENNLPGYNVTTINLEAGFTASIDPSSLDASYFTIEGSQLQLVKSVDYETDPVLIADVVCRDTYGQTDTFQIIVNIINLNDNTPVFKQTSLTITLPEDTKVNATIIPREDLSASDADLDMIYYELNSTVQDTTNYFAIKGINNPEIYLQKQLDYDKLNSTTLFLHARDRPVSSNEITHTATATINIIIEQADTKPPWFLPCSFIDGDTSICISSPYSGRVNISEMSKEPLTLDPGPIYAKDPDYTINEKIVYSIVGGNVDNTFSVDANTGNLTMNKAATSPDSYLLQVMAAQVNNKQKYSIVSVEIKVINKSNYAPYFEPSTYTGIVSVGAAPKSLVFQAEDPSSPLMIKAEDGDFPDKFNPNIEYYIKNSTNFVATRDGLILTNVNLLSPETVIMEAVAKDTVSLQEASTIIVVEIVFTATDKITSDKLYTAQDMGILGGILAALLLITLIFLGLMIYKHYGTTVKFLINKKFSKDFPESYENQAYNQDEHPDLSAKEQKSSENGGITELQQPSFFLSSSKEEIDGLPKTSTASTVVFDVEEKEEEENEEEEVKEDTKHEKEVKSILKTDRNEGDHGYKAVWFKTDVDPDAGEKVEVIKDNASDYDDDSDQDLQENEEEEDDKDDHHRGSGAAEVMINMSRTASQDSIIV, from the exons ATGGATGTTTCTCACCTGCTTCTCACTTCTGTGCTCTTTCTACTGCCCTTCATAGCACAAGTTTCAGCACAACAACCAG GATGTTCTGCCTCTGAAAATAATACAAGCGTTGAAGAAAATAACCTTCCTGGATACAATGTGACCACTATCAATTTGGAAGCAGGTTTCACTGCATCGATTGATCCTTCCTCGTTAGATGCCAGTTATTTTACCATTGAGGGgtctcagctgcagctggtcAAAAGTGTGGACTATGAG ACTGATCCCGTGCTGATAGCGGATGTGGTTTGCCGGGACACTTATGGGCAG aCAGACACTTTTCAAATTATTGTGAACATTATCAATCTGAACGATAACACTCCAGTGTTTAAGCAAACAAGTCTCACCATAACTCTTCCTGAG GACACAAAAGTGAATGCAACCATTATACCCCGTGAAGATTTAAGTGCTAGTGATGCTGATCTGGACATGATCTATTATGAACTCAATTCAACAGTGCAG gaCACCACCAATTATTTTGCCATAAAAGGAATCAATAATcctgaaatatatttgcaaaaaCAATTAGATTATGATAAACTTAACTCAACAACATTGTTCTTGCATGCAAGG GACAGGCCTGTGAGCAGCAACGAAATCACCCACACAGCTACTGCAACAATAAACATAATTATTGAGCAAGCTGACACCAAACCACCCTGGTTCCTACCCTGTAGCTTCATTGACGGGGACACAAGCATTTGCATCAGTAGCCCCTATTCTGGAAGAGTCAATATATCCGAGATGTCG AAAGAACCACTCACCCTGGATCCAGGGCCCATCTATGCTAAAGATCCGGACTAcactataaatgaaaaaattgtGTACAGTATAGTTGGTG GGAATGTGGATAATACATTCTCAGTGGATGCGAACACAGGAAATCTAACTATGAACAAAGCAGCTACTTCCCCAGACTCGTACCTACTGCAGGTCATG GCCGCCCAAgtcaacaacaaacagaaatactCCATAGTCAGTGTGGAGATTAAGGTCATCAATAAAAGTAACTACGCACCATACTTTGAGCCCAGTACCTACACAGGAATAGTATCTGTTGGTGCGGCCCCAAAAAGCCTTGTCTTCCAAGCTGAGGATCCTTCAAGTCCCCTGATGATAAAAGCAGAAGATGGTGACTTCCCTGAT AAATTCAACCCAAACATTGAATACTACATAAAAAACAGCACTAACTTCGTTGCAACCAGAGATGGACTCATCCTGACCAATGTCAATCTGCTGTCACCAGAGACTGTAATCATGGAG GCTGTTGCAAAAGATACAGTGAGTCTGCAGGAGGCGAGCACCATCATCGTGGTGGAGATTGTCTTTACTGCTACAG ataaaATCACCTCTGATAAGTTATACACTGCACAGGATATGGGTATCTTAGGTGGTATCTTAGCAGCACTGTTGCTGATTACCTTAATCTTCCTTGGACTGATGATATACAAACATTATGGGACTACGGTCAAAttcctaataaataaaaag TTCTCCAAGGATTTCCCTGAGAGCTATGAGAACCAAGCTTACAATCAAGATGAACACCCAGATCTGAGTGCCAAAGAGCAGAAGAGCTCAGAAAATGGTGGTATAACTGAGCTACAGCAGCCATCGTTTTTCTTGTCCTCTTCTAAAGAAGAAATAGATGGCCTCCCAAAGACTTCCACAGCTTCCACAGTCGTCTTTGAcgtggaagagaaagaggaagaggaaaacgAAGAGGAAGAGGTGAAAGAAGACACTAAGCATGAGAAAGAAGTAAAGTCTATCCTCAAAACAGACAGGAATGAGGGGGATCATGGCTACAAAGCTGTGTGGTTTAAGACCGATGTGGATCCAGATGCTGGAGAAAAGGTTGAAGTGATTAAGGACAATGCATCAGATTATGATGATGACAGTGATCAAGATCTGCAGGagaatgaggaggaagaagatgacAAGGATGATCACCACAGAGGGTCAGGGGCTGCAGAAGTGATGATTAACATGTCTCGCACAGCGTCACAAGATAGCATTATTGTGTAA